Proteins encoded within one genomic window of Bombus vancouverensis nearcticus chromosome 4, iyBomVanc1_principal, whole genome shotgun sequence:
- the Picot gene encoding putative inorganic phosphate cotransporter protein picot isoform X3, which yields MSTNGVAVGSRKSETKRPAEVFETEVPLPSALVGSRHIVTLMLFLGMANAYVMRTNMSVAIVAMINHTAIVNKEEVVVNECGIVNSSITSDHAGKSSDGQFVWDSTKQGYLLSSFFYGYVLTQIPFGILAKRYGSKYFLGVGMLINSLFGLLVPMSARLGYYYLMGVRFIQGLGEGPIVPCTHAMLAKWIPPNERSRMGAFVYAGAQFGTVISMPLSGILSEYGFDGGWPSIFYVFGAVGTIWCIAFLLMVYEDPESHPRISEDEKKYILSALWGNAGASSPPVPWKSIVSSLPFWAILIAHMGQNYGYETLMTLLPTFMKQILHFDIKSNGTVSSLPYLAMWIFSMLVSHVADWMISSGKFNHGSTRKIINSIGQLGPAIALIVASYTGCNSWLTVTILTIGVGLNGGIYSGFKVNHLDISPRFAGVLMSFTNCLANLAGLLAPITAGYIIVSPPSQAKWRIVFMISAGVYIVCALFYAIFSSGQRQPWDNPDKDEDKNEKEGLETVKTVTETHH from the exons ATGTCGACGAACGGTGTTGCCGTGGGCTCGCGCAAGTCCGAGACGAAGAGGCCCGCCGAGGTGTTCGAGACGGAAGTGCCCTTGCCGTCCG CGTTGGTGGGCTCGCGTCACATAGTGACTTTGATGCTGTTCCTCGGCATGGCGAACGCCTACGTGATGAGAACGAACATGTCCGTGGCGATTGTCGCGATGATCAATCATACCGCCATCGTAAATAAGGAGGAAGTGGTGGTGAACGAGTGCGGGATCGTTAATTCCAGCATCACGAGC GACCACGCTGGAAAGAGCAGCGACGGCCAGTTCGTATGGGACAGCACTAAACAGGGCTATTTGCTCAGCTCGTTCTTCTACGGCTACGTGCTCACGCAAATACCATTCGGAATCCTAGCGAAGCGTTACGGATCCAAATACTTTCTTGGAGTCGGCATGCTGATCAATTCGTTGTTTGGACTGCTCGTGCCTATGTCGGCCCGTTTAGGCTACTATTATCTGATGGGCGTTCGATTCATTCAAGGTCTAGGCGAG GGTCCCATCGTGCCTTGCACGCACGCGATGTTGGCCAAGTGGATACCGCCGAATGAGCGTAGCAGAATGGGAGCGTTTGTATATGCCG GAGCGCAGTTTGGCACTGTCATCTCAATGCCATTGAGCGGTATCCTATCCGAATATGGTTTCGACGGCGGTTGGCCGTCGATTTTTTACGTGTTCGGTGCTGTCGGTACCATATGGTGCATCGCTTTCCTGCTGATGGTCTACGAGGACCCGGAAAGCCATCCGCGTATATCCGAGGACGAGAAGAAGTACATTCTGAGCGCTCTGTGGGGTAACGCCGGAGCTTCC TCTCCGCCCGTACCGTGGAAGTCGATCGTTAGTTCGCTACCGTTCTGGGCTATCCTGATAGCGCACATGGGCCAAAACTACGGATACGAGACGTTGATGACTCTGCTGCCGACCTTCATGAAACAGATTCTACACTTTGACATTAAATCG AACGGCACCGTTTCCTCGCTTCCCTACTTGGCCATGTGGATATTCTCGATGCTGGTGTCTCACGTAGCTGACTGGATGATCTCTAGCGGAAAGTTCAATCACGGGTCCACGCGGAAAATCATCAACAGCATCGGCCAACTGGGACCAGCGATCGCTCTGATAGTCGCTTCGTACACCGGATGCAATTCCTGGTTGACAGTAACTATTCTTACGATCGGCGTAGGCTTGAACGGCGGTATCTATTCCGGATTCAAAGTGAATCATTTGGATATCTCACCGAGATTCGCCGGCGTTTTGATGTCTTTTACCAACTGTTTGGCCAACCTGGCCGGCTTACTGGCACCCATCACGGCTGGCTATATAATCGTCTCACCG CCGAGTCAAGCGAAATGGAGGATCGTGTTTATGATTTCGGCGGGCGTGTATATCGTGTGCGCCTTGTTCTACGCGATATTCAGCTCCGGACAACGGCAGCCGTGGGACAATCCGGACAAAGACGAGGACAAGAACGAGAAAGAAGGCTTGGAGACTGTGAAAACTGTCACGGAAACGCACCATTGA
- the Picot gene encoding putative inorganic phosphate cotransporter protein picot isoform X2 has product MNNSNGTNGRSNGENRGRNGHVLVWEQPGLEEEDRPIRKRKTLVGSRHIVTLMLFLGMANAYVMRTNMSVAIVAMINHTAIVNKEEVVVNECGIVNSSITSDHAGKSSDGQFVWDSTKQGYLLSSFFYGYVLTQIPFGILAKRYGSKYFLGVGMLINSLFGLLVPMSARLGYYYLMGVRFIQGLGEGPIVPCTHAMLAKWIPPNERSRMGAFVYAGAQFGTVISMPLSGILSEYGFDGGWPSIFYVFGAVGTIWCIAFLLMVYEDPESHPRISEDEKKYILSALWGNAGASSPPVPWKSIVSSLPFWAILIAHMGQNYGYETLMTLLPTFMKQILHFDIKSNGTVSSLPYLAMWIFSMLVSHVADWMISSGKFNHGSTRKIINSIGQLGPAIALIVASYTGCNSWLTVTILTIGVGLNGGIYSGFKVNHLDISPRFAGVLMSFTNCLANLAGLLAPITAGYIIVSPPSQAKWRIVFMISAGVYIVCALFYAIFSSGQRQPWDNPDKDEDKNEKEGLETVKTVTETHH; this is encoded by the exons ATGAACAACAGCAACGGCACTAACGGCAGATCGAACGGAGAAAACAGGGGACGAAATGGCCACGTGCTTGTGTGGGAGCAACCAGGTTTGGAGGAAGAGGACAGACCTATCAGAAAACGTAAAA CGTTGGTGGGCTCGCGTCACATAGTGACTTTGATGCTGTTCCTCGGCATGGCGAACGCCTACGTGATGAGAACGAACATGTCCGTGGCGATTGTCGCGATGATCAATCATACCGCCATCGTAAATAAGGAGGAAGTGGTGGTGAACGAGTGCGGGATCGTTAATTCCAGCATCACGAGC GACCACGCTGGAAAGAGCAGCGACGGCCAGTTCGTATGGGACAGCACTAAACAGGGCTATTTGCTCAGCTCGTTCTTCTACGGCTACGTGCTCACGCAAATACCATTCGGAATCCTAGCGAAGCGTTACGGATCCAAATACTTTCTTGGAGTCGGCATGCTGATCAATTCGTTGTTTGGACTGCTCGTGCCTATGTCGGCCCGTTTAGGCTACTATTATCTGATGGGCGTTCGATTCATTCAAGGTCTAGGCGAG GGTCCCATCGTGCCTTGCACGCACGCGATGTTGGCCAAGTGGATACCGCCGAATGAGCGTAGCAGAATGGGAGCGTTTGTATATGCCG GAGCGCAGTTTGGCACTGTCATCTCAATGCCATTGAGCGGTATCCTATCCGAATATGGTTTCGACGGCGGTTGGCCGTCGATTTTTTACGTGTTCGGTGCTGTCGGTACCATATGGTGCATCGCTTTCCTGCTGATGGTCTACGAGGACCCGGAAAGCCATCCGCGTATATCCGAGGACGAGAAGAAGTACATTCTGAGCGCTCTGTGGGGTAACGCCGGAGCTTCC TCTCCGCCCGTACCGTGGAAGTCGATCGTTAGTTCGCTACCGTTCTGGGCTATCCTGATAGCGCACATGGGCCAAAACTACGGATACGAGACGTTGATGACTCTGCTGCCGACCTTCATGAAACAGATTCTACACTTTGACATTAAATCG AACGGCACCGTTTCCTCGCTTCCCTACTTGGCCATGTGGATATTCTCGATGCTGGTGTCTCACGTAGCTGACTGGATGATCTCTAGCGGAAAGTTCAATCACGGGTCCACGCGGAAAATCATCAACAGCATCGGCCAACTGGGACCAGCGATCGCTCTGATAGTCGCTTCGTACACCGGATGCAATTCCTGGTTGACAGTAACTATTCTTACGATCGGCGTAGGCTTGAACGGCGGTATCTATTCCGGATTCAAAGTGAATCATTTGGATATCTCACCGAGATTCGCCGGCGTTTTGATGTCTTTTACCAACTGTTTGGCCAACCTGGCCGGCTTACTGGCACCCATCACGGCTGGCTATATAATCGTCTCACCG CCGAGTCAAGCGAAATGGAGGATCGTGTTTATGATTTCGGCGGGCGTGTATATCGTGTGCGCCTTGTTCTACGCGATATTCAGCTCCGGACAACGGCAGCCGTGGGACAATCCGGACAAAGACGAGGACAAGAACGAGAAAGAAGGCTTGGAGACTGTGAAAACTGTCACGGAAACGCACCATTGA
- the Picot gene encoding putative inorganic phosphate cotransporter protein picot isoform X1, with protein MPSLRSSQHDGFADEHLILKCDHNAADIEWRKRGGTRQPTRFPGLAANSLKKGRGECRTTRSVRRPTRSIYPCCRQKSCVALVGSRHIVTLMLFLGMANAYVMRTNMSVAIVAMINHTAIVNKEEVVVNECGIVNSSITSDHAGKSSDGQFVWDSTKQGYLLSSFFYGYVLTQIPFGILAKRYGSKYFLGVGMLINSLFGLLVPMSARLGYYYLMGVRFIQGLGEGPIVPCTHAMLAKWIPPNERSRMGAFVYAGAQFGTVISMPLSGILSEYGFDGGWPSIFYVFGAVGTIWCIAFLLMVYEDPESHPRISEDEKKYILSALWGNAGASSPPVPWKSIVSSLPFWAILIAHMGQNYGYETLMTLLPTFMKQILHFDIKSNGTVSSLPYLAMWIFSMLVSHVADWMISSGKFNHGSTRKIINSIGQLGPAIALIVASYTGCNSWLTVTILTIGVGLNGGIYSGFKVNHLDISPRFAGVLMSFTNCLANLAGLLAPITAGYIIVSPPSQAKWRIVFMISAGVYIVCALFYAIFSSGQRQPWDNPDKDEDKNEKEGLETVKTVTETHH; from the exons aTGCCGTCGCTTCGAAGCTCGCAGCATGACGGGTTCGCCGACGAACATTTAATACTTAAATGCGATCACAATGCGGCTGATATCGAGTGGCGTAAACGTGGTGGCACGCGGCAACCGACCCGGTTTCCGGGCCTGGCAGCGAACTCGTTAAAAAAAGGAAGGGGCGAGTGTCGAACGACCCGATCCGTTCGTCGACCAACGCGTTCCATTTATCCGTGCTGTCGACAGAAATCGTGCGTGG CGTTGGTGGGCTCGCGTCACATAGTGACTTTGATGCTGTTCCTCGGCATGGCGAACGCCTACGTGATGAGAACGAACATGTCCGTGGCGATTGTCGCGATGATCAATCATACCGCCATCGTAAATAAGGAGGAAGTGGTGGTGAACGAGTGCGGGATCGTTAATTCCAGCATCACGAGC GACCACGCTGGAAAGAGCAGCGACGGCCAGTTCGTATGGGACAGCACTAAACAGGGCTATTTGCTCAGCTCGTTCTTCTACGGCTACGTGCTCACGCAAATACCATTCGGAATCCTAGCGAAGCGTTACGGATCCAAATACTTTCTTGGAGTCGGCATGCTGATCAATTCGTTGTTTGGACTGCTCGTGCCTATGTCGGCCCGTTTAGGCTACTATTATCTGATGGGCGTTCGATTCATTCAAGGTCTAGGCGAG GGTCCCATCGTGCCTTGCACGCACGCGATGTTGGCCAAGTGGATACCGCCGAATGAGCGTAGCAGAATGGGAGCGTTTGTATATGCCG GAGCGCAGTTTGGCACTGTCATCTCAATGCCATTGAGCGGTATCCTATCCGAATATGGTTTCGACGGCGGTTGGCCGTCGATTTTTTACGTGTTCGGTGCTGTCGGTACCATATGGTGCATCGCTTTCCTGCTGATGGTCTACGAGGACCCGGAAAGCCATCCGCGTATATCCGAGGACGAGAAGAAGTACATTCTGAGCGCTCTGTGGGGTAACGCCGGAGCTTCC TCTCCGCCCGTACCGTGGAAGTCGATCGTTAGTTCGCTACCGTTCTGGGCTATCCTGATAGCGCACATGGGCCAAAACTACGGATACGAGACGTTGATGACTCTGCTGCCGACCTTCATGAAACAGATTCTACACTTTGACATTAAATCG AACGGCACCGTTTCCTCGCTTCCCTACTTGGCCATGTGGATATTCTCGATGCTGGTGTCTCACGTAGCTGACTGGATGATCTCTAGCGGAAAGTTCAATCACGGGTCCACGCGGAAAATCATCAACAGCATCGGCCAACTGGGACCAGCGATCGCTCTGATAGTCGCTTCGTACACCGGATGCAATTCCTGGTTGACAGTAACTATTCTTACGATCGGCGTAGGCTTGAACGGCGGTATCTATTCCGGATTCAAAGTGAATCATTTGGATATCTCACCGAGATTCGCCGGCGTTTTGATGTCTTTTACCAACTGTTTGGCCAACCTGGCCGGCTTACTGGCACCCATCACGGCTGGCTATATAATCGTCTCACCG CCGAGTCAAGCGAAATGGAGGATCGTGTTTATGATTTCGGCGGGCGTGTATATCGTGTGCGCCTTGTTCTACGCGATATTCAGCTCCGGACAACGGCAGCCGTGGGACAATCCGGACAAAGACGAGGACAAGAACGAGAAAGAAGGCTTGGAGACTGTGAAAACTGTCACGGAAACGCACCATTGA
- the Picot gene encoding putative inorganic phosphate cotransporter protein picot isoform X4: MELGSRIRGPRQGTSNDKHRRGKALVGSRHIVTLMLFLGMANAYVMRTNMSVAIVAMINHTAIVNKEEVVVNECGIVNSSITSDHAGKSSDGQFVWDSTKQGYLLSSFFYGYVLTQIPFGILAKRYGSKYFLGVGMLINSLFGLLVPMSARLGYYYLMGVRFIQGLGEGPIVPCTHAMLAKWIPPNERSRMGAFVYAGAQFGTVISMPLSGILSEYGFDGGWPSIFYVFGAVGTIWCIAFLLMVYEDPESHPRISEDEKKYILSALWGNAGASSPPVPWKSIVSSLPFWAILIAHMGQNYGYETLMTLLPTFMKQILHFDIKSNGTVSSLPYLAMWIFSMLVSHVADWMISSGKFNHGSTRKIINSIGQLGPAIALIVASYTGCNSWLTVTILTIGVGLNGGIYSGFKVNHLDISPRFAGVLMSFTNCLANLAGLLAPITAGYIIVSPPSQAKWRIVFMISAGVYIVCALFYAIFSSGQRQPWDNPDKDEDKNEKEGLETVKTVTETHH, from the exons ATGGAACTTGGTAGTCGCATTCGTGGCCCGCGTCAAGGAACATCAAACGATAAACATCGAAGAGGCAAAG CGTTGGTGGGCTCGCGTCACATAGTGACTTTGATGCTGTTCCTCGGCATGGCGAACGCCTACGTGATGAGAACGAACATGTCCGTGGCGATTGTCGCGATGATCAATCATACCGCCATCGTAAATAAGGAGGAAGTGGTGGTGAACGAGTGCGGGATCGTTAATTCCAGCATCACGAGC GACCACGCTGGAAAGAGCAGCGACGGCCAGTTCGTATGGGACAGCACTAAACAGGGCTATTTGCTCAGCTCGTTCTTCTACGGCTACGTGCTCACGCAAATACCATTCGGAATCCTAGCGAAGCGTTACGGATCCAAATACTTTCTTGGAGTCGGCATGCTGATCAATTCGTTGTTTGGACTGCTCGTGCCTATGTCGGCCCGTTTAGGCTACTATTATCTGATGGGCGTTCGATTCATTCAAGGTCTAGGCGAG GGTCCCATCGTGCCTTGCACGCACGCGATGTTGGCCAAGTGGATACCGCCGAATGAGCGTAGCAGAATGGGAGCGTTTGTATATGCCG GAGCGCAGTTTGGCACTGTCATCTCAATGCCATTGAGCGGTATCCTATCCGAATATGGTTTCGACGGCGGTTGGCCGTCGATTTTTTACGTGTTCGGTGCTGTCGGTACCATATGGTGCATCGCTTTCCTGCTGATGGTCTACGAGGACCCGGAAAGCCATCCGCGTATATCCGAGGACGAGAAGAAGTACATTCTGAGCGCTCTGTGGGGTAACGCCGGAGCTTCC TCTCCGCCCGTACCGTGGAAGTCGATCGTTAGTTCGCTACCGTTCTGGGCTATCCTGATAGCGCACATGGGCCAAAACTACGGATACGAGACGTTGATGACTCTGCTGCCGACCTTCATGAAACAGATTCTACACTTTGACATTAAATCG AACGGCACCGTTTCCTCGCTTCCCTACTTGGCCATGTGGATATTCTCGATGCTGGTGTCTCACGTAGCTGACTGGATGATCTCTAGCGGAAAGTTCAATCACGGGTCCACGCGGAAAATCATCAACAGCATCGGCCAACTGGGACCAGCGATCGCTCTGATAGTCGCTTCGTACACCGGATGCAATTCCTGGTTGACAGTAACTATTCTTACGATCGGCGTAGGCTTGAACGGCGGTATCTATTCCGGATTCAAAGTGAATCATTTGGATATCTCACCGAGATTCGCCGGCGTTTTGATGTCTTTTACCAACTGTTTGGCCAACCTGGCCGGCTTACTGGCACCCATCACGGCTGGCTATATAATCGTCTCACCG CCGAGTCAAGCGAAATGGAGGATCGTGTTTATGATTTCGGCGGGCGTGTATATCGTGTGCGCCTTGTTCTACGCGATATTCAGCTCCGGACAACGGCAGCCGTGGGACAATCCGGACAAAGACGAGGACAAGAACGAGAAAGAAGGCTTGGAGACTGTGAAAACTGTCACGGAAACGCACCATTGA
- the Picot gene encoding putative inorganic phosphate cotransporter protein picot isoform X5 produces MRIRWSPPLVGSRHIVTLMLFLGMANAYVMRTNMSVAIVAMINHTAIVNKEEVVVNECGIVNSSITSDHAGKSSDGQFVWDSTKQGYLLSSFFYGYVLTQIPFGILAKRYGSKYFLGVGMLINSLFGLLVPMSARLGYYYLMGVRFIQGLGEGPIVPCTHAMLAKWIPPNERSRMGAFVYAGAQFGTVISMPLSGILSEYGFDGGWPSIFYVFGAVGTIWCIAFLLMVYEDPESHPRISEDEKKYILSALWGNAGASSPPVPWKSIVSSLPFWAILIAHMGQNYGYETLMTLLPTFMKQILHFDIKSNGTVSSLPYLAMWIFSMLVSHVADWMISSGKFNHGSTRKIINSIGQLGPAIALIVASYTGCNSWLTVTILTIGVGLNGGIYSGFKVNHLDISPRFAGVLMSFTNCLANLAGLLAPITAGYIIVSPPSQAKWRIVFMISAGVYIVCALFYAIFSSGQRQPWDNPDKDEDKNEKEGLETVKTVTETHH; encoded by the exons ATGCGTATACGCTGGTCGCCGC CGTTGGTGGGCTCGCGTCACATAGTGACTTTGATGCTGTTCCTCGGCATGGCGAACGCCTACGTGATGAGAACGAACATGTCCGTGGCGATTGTCGCGATGATCAATCATACCGCCATCGTAAATAAGGAGGAAGTGGTGGTGAACGAGTGCGGGATCGTTAATTCCAGCATCACGAGC GACCACGCTGGAAAGAGCAGCGACGGCCAGTTCGTATGGGACAGCACTAAACAGGGCTATTTGCTCAGCTCGTTCTTCTACGGCTACGTGCTCACGCAAATACCATTCGGAATCCTAGCGAAGCGTTACGGATCCAAATACTTTCTTGGAGTCGGCATGCTGATCAATTCGTTGTTTGGACTGCTCGTGCCTATGTCGGCCCGTTTAGGCTACTATTATCTGATGGGCGTTCGATTCATTCAAGGTCTAGGCGAG GGTCCCATCGTGCCTTGCACGCACGCGATGTTGGCCAAGTGGATACCGCCGAATGAGCGTAGCAGAATGGGAGCGTTTGTATATGCCG GAGCGCAGTTTGGCACTGTCATCTCAATGCCATTGAGCGGTATCCTATCCGAATATGGTTTCGACGGCGGTTGGCCGTCGATTTTTTACGTGTTCGGTGCTGTCGGTACCATATGGTGCATCGCTTTCCTGCTGATGGTCTACGAGGACCCGGAAAGCCATCCGCGTATATCCGAGGACGAGAAGAAGTACATTCTGAGCGCTCTGTGGGGTAACGCCGGAGCTTCC TCTCCGCCCGTACCGTGGAAGTCGATCGTTAGTTCGCTACCGTTCTGGGCTATCCTGATAGCGCACATGGGCCAAAACTACGGATACGAGACGTTGATGACTCTGCTGCCGACCTTCATGAAACAGATTCTACACTTTGACATTAAATCG AACGGCACCGTTTCCTCGCTTCCCTACTTGGCCATGTGGATATTCTCGATGCTGGTGTCTCACGTAGCTGACTGGATGATCTCTAGCGGAAAGTTCAATCACGGGTCCACGCGGAAAATCATCAACAGCATCGGCCAACTGGGACCAGCGATCGCTCTGATAGTCGCTTCGTACACCGGATGCAATTCCTGGTTGACAGTAACTATTCTTACGATCGGCGTAGGCTTGAACGGCGGTATCTATTCCGGATTCAAAGTGAATCATTTGGATATCTCACCGAGATTCGCCGGCGTTTTGATGTCTTTTACCAACTGTTTGGCCAACCTGGCCGGCTTACTGGCACCCATCACGGCTGGCTATATAATCGTCTCACCG CCGAGTCAAGCGAAATGGAGGATCGTGTTTATGATTTCGGCGGGCGTGTATATCGTGTGCGCCTTGTTCTACGCGATATTCAGCTCCGGACAACGGCAGCCGTGGGACAATCCGGACAAAGACGAGGACAAGAACGAGAAAGAAGGCTTGGAGACTGTGAAAACTGTCACGGAAACGCACCATTGA
- the LOC117153144 gene encoding T-cell immunomodulatory protein: MRIRSIILLVIGTAMAVRCSDITPAVFGSVLDGMPAAFGDFNSDELTDVFMLRENGMKVEIFLAAEQEPHLRPSSDLSCTFRHLIVGVVPGDFDGDVFMDVLVITYNEENKLSYGYVLWGGKGRLNCTNEPLIKMTGQPLALDYNGDMIIDLFGLDEYKKRTFWVFDDSRKPPKSVPMRAPLDLSLPLPPISQPHSNAYLDLNNDFLADLVVTTNQNFEIWLGVEQGFEFHKLISFPYGISENFNGILGQTLYLDVELTGKMDLLLPLCFDSACTNSTIMMYSSDTWYNLKVNFRDGDNVLWGFVEPNGQRYTDTITLRGGDFNMDGYPDLLATLKSTSGKQTRSYLLENVACDSCNTFARKFQVKWQALNPFRNETAMAVFYDFYQDGILDVILVEVDKSSSSYRTAAFKNSLDYDANFVKVMVLTGRNNSMYPISPGSLGKKKRTYGTNLPGPSIAYRTTTQDGSPRNAIAAQLPQSAHFSLNLPYTIFGLGRTPNFVDALTIGVGGKSREWPQIIPNSQMVMIPNPIAEPWRWKAQLLVTPSKLILLSAAALTGTCGLISAIIVALYWKERREDKIEKLQEAHRFPFDAM; this comes from the exons ATGAGGATTCGGTCGATAATCTTGCTGGTGATAGGGACTGCGATGGCAGTGAGATGCAGCGACATTACTCCTGCGGTGTTCGGAAGCGTATTGGACGGCATGCCAGCCGCTTTCGGTGATTTCAATTCCGACGAATTGACCGACGTGTTTATGTTGCGCGAAAACGGTATGAAGGTTGAAATCTTTCTTGCTGCCGAGCAGGAGCCTCATTTGAGACCCAGCTCCGACCTAAGTTGCACCTTCCGTCATCTCATCGTCGGTGTAGTACCAGGAGATTTCGATGGAGACGTATTCATGGACGTGCTGGTGATCACGTAcaacgaagaaaataaattatcaTACGGATACGTATTGTGGGGTGGAAAAGGTCGGTTAAATTGCACCAACGAACCACTGATAAAGATGACAGGTCAACCATTGGCTCTCGACTATAACGGCGATATGATAATAGATCTGTTCGGCTTGGATGAATATAAAAAGAGGACGTTCTGGGTATTCGACGATAGTAGAAAACCTCCGAAATCCGTGCCAATGAGGGCGCCGTTAGATCTATCGCTACCACTGCCACCGATCAGTCAACCCCATTCGAACGCTTATCTAGACCTGAACAACGATTTCTTGGCCGATCTGGTGGTCACTACGAaccaaaattttgaaatttggcTGGGAGTCGAGCAGGGATTCGAATTTCACAAGCTGATATCATTTCCCTATGGAATTTCAGAGAATTTCAACGGTATCCTCGGACAAACGCTCTATCTGGACGTCGAGCTAACCGGCAAAATGGATTTGCTTTTGCCCCTCTGTTTCGATAGCGCGTGTACCAACAGCACGATCATGATGTACTCCTCCGACACATGGTATAATCTCAAAGTGAACTTCAGGGACGGAGACAACGTACTGTGGGGCTTCGTGGAGCCTAACGGGCAACGGTACACCGACACAATTACCCTCCGCGGCGGTGACTTCAACATGGACGGATATCCAGACTTGCTGGCTACGCTCAAGTCGACTAGCGGCAAACAGACACGATCCTATTTGCTGGAGAACGTTGCGTGCGATTCGTGTAACACGTTCGCTCGAAAATTTCAAGTGAAGTGGCAGGCGTTAAATCCGTTCCGCAACGAAACCGCGATGGCGGTGTTCTACGACTTCTATCAAGATGGCATTTTGGACGTGATCTTGGTCGAAGTGGACAAAAGTAGCAGCAGCTACCGTACAGCGGCGTTCAAAAACAGTTTGGACTACGACGCAAACTTTGTCAAAGTGATGGTACTCACGGGCCGCAACAATAGCATGTATCCAATTTCCCCGGGCTCGCTCGGCAAGAAAAAGAGAACTTACGGGACGAACCTTCCCGGCCCGTCGATAGCATATCGGACCACCACTCAAGACGGCAGCCCGCGTAACGCGATTGCGGCTCAGCTACCGCAAAGCGCACACTTTTCCTTGAATTTACCATACACGATCTTTGGTCTGGGTAGAACACCAAACTTCGTCGACGCTCTCACTATCGGG GTCGGCGGAAAATCTCGGGAGTGGCCGCAAATCATACCCAATTCCCAGATGGTAATGATTCCGAACCCGATAGCAGAACCTTGGCGATGGAAAGCCCAGCTATTAGTAACACCCAGTAAATTAATCTTGTTGAGCGCCGCCGCGTTGACGGGCACCTGCGGTTTGATATCCGCTATCATCGTCGCTCTTTATTGGAAAGAGCGAAGGGAAGATAAGATCGAGAAGCTTCAAGAAGCGCACAGATTTCCCTTTGACGCGATGTAA
- the Cdk5 gene encoding cyclin-dependent kinase 5, with protein MQKYEKLEKIGEGTYGTVFKAKNRETHEIVALKRVRLDEDDEGVPSSALREICLLKELKHKNVVRLYDVLHSDKKLTLVFEHCDQDLKKYFDSLNGEIDLDVVKSFLYQLLRGLAFCHSRNVLHRDLKPQNLLINKNGELKLADFGLARAFGIPVKCYSAEVVTLWYRPPDVLFGAKLYTTSIDMWSAGCIFAELANAGRPLFPGSDVDDQLKRIFKMLGTPVEETWPDFTTLPDYKPFPLYHPAQGLAQVTPKLNSRGRDLLQKLLVCNPALRLSADEAMVHPYFNDLNPAIKNDRCQ; from the exons atgcaaaaatatgagAAGCTCGAGAAAATAGGAGAAG GTACTTATGGAACCGTTTTCAAAGCCAAGAACCGCGAGACTCACGAAATCGTTGCTTTAAAGAGAGTTCGATTGGACGAAGACGACGAA GGTGTACCGTCGTCCGCGCTCAGAGAGATATGTCTACTGAAAGAGTTGAAACATAAGAATGTAGTGAGGTTGTACGACGTATTGCACAGCGATAAAAAGTTGACGTTGGTCTTCGAACATTGCGATCAGGACTTGAAAAAGTATTTCGACAGTCTAAACGGAGAAATCGATTTGGACGTGGTCAAATCCTTTCT CTACCAATTGCTCCGTGGATTGGCATTCTGTCACAGTAGGAACGTATTGCACAGGGACCTTAAACCACAAAATTTGCTGATCAACAAG aacGGCGAATTGAAGTTAGCCGATTTTGGACTGGCGAGAGCTTTTGGAATCCCTGTAAAATGCTACTCAGCCGAAGTCGTTACGTTATGGTACCGTCCACCGGACGTTCTCTTTGGAGCAAAATTATACACAACGTCCATCGATATGTGGAGCGCCGGTTGTATATTTGCTG AACTAGCAAACGCCGGTAGACCACTGTTTCCCGGTTCGGACGTAGACGATCAATTGAAGAGAATATTCAAGATGCTGGGTACGCCGGTCGAGGAAACGTGGCCGGATTTTACCACTCTTCCAGACTATAAGCCATTTCCACTCTATCATCCCGCTCAGGGATTGGCTCAAGTTACGCCGAAACTTAATTCCAGAGGCAGAGACTTATTACAG AAGTTATTGGTATGCAATCCAGCGTTACGGCTGTCAGCGGACGAAGCAATGGTGCATCCCTACTTCAACGATTTAAACCCTGCCATTAAAAACGATCGTTGTCAGTAG